From one Excalfactoria chinensis isolate bCotChi1 chromosome 9, bCotChi1.hap2, whole genome shotgun sequence genomic stretch:
- the CCL20 gene encoding C-C motif chemokine 20 gives MSSISTKSLILASLLGLLLLLLCSTSQAQSNQDCCLSYTKARLPRKVIKGFTEQLSGEVCDIDAIIFHTNRGLKACVNPKEDWVKKHLLFLSHKLKKMSM, from the exons ATGTCTTCCATCAGCACCAAGAGTTTGATTTTGGCTtctctgctggggctgctgttgctgctgctgtgcagtacCTCCCAGG CACAAAGCAACCAAGATTGCTGTCTGTCTTACACCAAAGCCCGTCTGCCTCGGAAGGTCATTAAGGGCTTTACTGAACAGCTCTCTGGTGAAGTCTGCGATATCGATGCCATCAT CTTCCACACCAACAGGGGACTGAAAGCCTGCGTAAATCCTAAGGAAGACTGGGTGAAGAAGCATCTTCTTTTCCTGAG CCATAAGCTCAAGAAGATGTCAATGTGA